The window aggggggaaaaaaaataaaatctaattaagAGATTGCATCAAAATAATTGGGTTTCAAAATTCCCTACGAACCCTTTTTAAGTTGAAAATGAGCTCACTTCCTTTTTATACTGAATTGGAAGCTGaagagtatttgtgtgtgtgcgtgtgtgtgtgtgtgtgtgtgtttgtgtgtgtttttattgctttgaccGGCTCAGATTCTCGATCTCCCTGAAAAACCCGTACGCATGCACACGGCTGCACTCTGGCAGTCCTCGTCCCTACAGTTCCATTTGTGCTGACCCCCTTGATCCTCCCATCCTCTCCGCCGTCATCTTTgccgctccccccccccccccttctcctcctcaagTACCCCCAGCGGTCAAGTCCATTACTGGTATCAGCACTTCTTATCTGCTGCACTGTGCTGTTGTACCATCACACGCTatcctcccccaccccccacaccGCAACACAACGTTGTGGTGCAGTCGAGGCCGTTCACCAATCATGCAGGAGCCGTGATGGCCGCGCTATATATCCCCCATTCCATCTGTAGCTGGCACTCTTGCATCACATTTGCTCTGCATACTCCTTCTACCGAGTgcctttgctctctctctctctcgctctctcttcctctcgctCCTGCTGCTTTTTGCTTTCCCCTCTCATGGCATCTCTACcacctcttctttttttttttctctcattatcatttagttttaatcaaatttgactattatgtccttttttttattatcttgcTTTCTGTCTTCGCTTCCTTCTCATTGCCCTGCGTATATCCTATCATTGTGGCCTGATTCTCCCATAACACCCTTTCCCTTCCCCTTAACCTCTCCCTTCTCATTCTCATgtctatttttacttttggtttcccAGAAGCCCTACAATGTCCAATCAATCCCCTTATCCAGCTTTGTAATATTTATCCGTGTACGTCTTGTGTTTTCCCGTGCTGTCTGCTCTTTGCTTCTTAGAtctgctcccttttttttttaaaccccgTTTTCAGTTTTGGCCAaatttctctcttttgctcGCTCCCTAATAACTTCTTTCTAGCAATCTTTCATGCTTCCCTTCCTACTTAAATGTTCTTTCCGACATCTCAATTTCTATACCACTTTATCTTCTTCCTCCTACCTTCCTCCTCGAACTCTAATCCCCCCCCTTGGCTCTCTGAGCTGTGGGTAAATAGGTGCATCTTGCCTTGCTTCCTCTTTCAAATGGCTTCATGATTGCTAATGAAGCACACAgacggaggaaaaaaaaggaaaaaaaaggaaaatgactCAGAGGATGgaagggatggagggaaggagTGTTTCCCATGGAGACGGGCCCTCCAGTGGCTGCctagctgattggctgattgatgACCCTGTAGCCATGTTGACTGATTAGTTAGACAGAGCCTTTTTATAGCACAGTGCAGCTTGATATGTGACCATATTAAACAATATGGTGTAGCATAAGCCCCATCCTGCCATACCATACTGAGGCACACAAAGTGCAATACGGCTTACGGTAGAGCGCCATAACGCAGCTCGGTGCCTAATACAGTGCTTACATCTGTTCATACAAATGCTCACAGTCCGTCTAAACCATTTACACCATCCATTGAGATGCAACACACTGATAAGTGTCCTCTCACATGTTTCACATTAGAGACACTTGGAAAACTGCTGTTTGGTCTTTGCGTAGCTTTGATATGAAAACAATTAGAAGTAAAACCACAGGCGTGGGAGACGAAAGGCGTGCGGTCCGAGACGAGTCAGCGTAGTGACAAATTGGTCAGtgtgaaaaatgtgtctgtgtataaAATGGATGTTTGCATTTGGTCCATTTTggctctttgtctttttgttgaaaAGCTGATAGTATAAAAGCCAGATGGGGGAACTATGGCACAAAGGTTCACGGCCGGAATCAAACCGTGGACATTAGAGTTATGTGGTATTTGCCTCGACCATTCAGGTATTTGACTTCCCAGAAATGGCCACGTTAAATGTGAAGGTTAAATatatctcactctctcccttcaTTCCCTTTcccacgtttttttttttttttttttcctccggCGCTGTTCAGCTCTCATTGTTTCCTCGCTCCCTGTTAGATGTGTAGCCCAACACACAACTGATAGCTGGTGTAACAGACACGCATACATGGACCAATAAAGATGAAAGTGCATGTCTGGTCTATCTAGCTCATTCTTGCACCTGCATAAAGTTTGTCAGTATTTAAAATGCAGGCTGAGTCATCAACAGACATCGTAAGAAGGGAGGGGGGTGGAGGAACGAGGAGAGCTGTCGTTGATTTGATCTGGTCTGATTTTACCTAACCAATCAGGTGTGACAGCTCTGGGTACACTGCAGCAGTTTATTTTCACCCCAATTTTGATGACAGTTggtatacaaatatataaaattctCTCCCTTTTGGATAATGACAAAACACTGATGCAGACGTGACTACTTTGTATGTAACCACACCTTTATCTGGACCTGTTTTGCTGTTTAGGGTTTAAAAAGTTTAACTTTTCTTAATGTGTCTCTGTGACCATCACTCTCTTTTCATGCCAGATGTCATTGGGCCCTTATATCACACACAGTCCAGTGGGCTGCCTCTTCATATGATTTTAAGAAGAACtttggttgctttttttttgggatatttgacattttctttttccaagcAATGCATTTTTCTGCTGCTCTGACTACTTTTGACACCCATGTTTTTACTCCAAACATGATCTCTACTCGTTGGGATCATCCTATCCATCCCGGCCTTGTCATGTAGCACAATGTTAGatgacatttaaattacacatttacaaCAAATGCTGTCTTACTCCACAACATGTCATGTGTTTCCAAAGACAAGATATCCTCTTAAAACAAAACCTGTACACCATATGCTCACTTACCCTCTTTAGCTTTCCTCTTTTAACCTCAATGTCTTACTTTATATACCTTTTACCCCAGTCACAAGCACACATATCATTCTCCTCTTCTGACGGCCTCTACTACAGGTTAAGTAAACCACAAGGCTCTCAGCTAACTGCTGCGCTATTTTTGTATTGCACCATGTCAACCTCTCTCATTTATATTCAAACATTGTCCATCTTTTAGTTTCTCTGTCTCGAATGTTTAAACGCTACGTTGTTGGAGAACAAACCCTGATATTGTTCTTGTGGCCCTCTCAGGTACTCaaggtctcttttttttttgccaaatttctCTCCGGTTATGTAAACTACACTACCACGCCAAAGCTTTGCCTGCAAGCACAGGCCTGTGACTATGGCTCTGTAGACGTCACACATCTCTAAATGgttgtttttaattcatattaGTTTACTTTAGAATTGTACAGCTTCATAAGAGTTAATGAGAAGGTAGTATCTGTGTTGGATGTGATGATTACGGTCCACACAGCTTGCAATCACTCCCCTGGAGTTCTTTTGTAGTATTCTCTTTGTCATCTCTCACCCACATGTTGCCCACTCCAAACATGTTATTCTTCTTTTGACTGATATGTGCTCCCATGTTAGTCACACcacctttcctttttttttttttctttttctatgatTCTATCATTTTTTAACACTGTCCCCAGTTTTGTCATGAAGTAAACGAGTCATAGTGGCTACAACACAGCTTTGTCTTCAAACCCACACACTGTGGTTTCCAAAAACAGACCGGCTCACCTGTCTAATACATGCGTACTAATCGCTGTGTATGTTGTATGCTATCTTTCTTTGTTAGAGCAGAGAACCGTTGGGCTATATTATGATTGAGAGGGGTGATATTCTTGTAGATGAAAAACGCAGTTAACAGCAAGACCCAAATGCATTTGTCACCATAAAAAGCCCCCATACTGATTGATGAAGGCACAACAGCTGGCAATGCaatgaaaagtgaaatgagGATCTATATTTTTTGGCAAAGTGCAAGACAGTCTTTACACCCAAACAGTACTTCACCTAAATTTATCACCATTTTCACTCATTAGTTACATGAATAATACCAGTTTGTGATGTAGAAAATGAGATAGGTAACACAATCAGGTTGCATCGTTTAACAGCATTATGTAATGAGCATTTCAGTTAACAGTAGATGTTATAACTGCTATACTTGTCTGTTGACACACCATTTGCTTCATATTTTAACATCTCAAAGCATTAATGGAACTTAAGAACTTGATTATATACACACCTTTCTTCAGCCACACCTTGATGAAGCACCATGACACTCATTGTTGTAAAATAGACACTGAAAAACACCCTTCTGTTGCatataaataatagaatatGAGGAGGTGTtgagagattaaaaaaacaaacaccgtCCACTTCTGCATTGTGATTCATTCTGCCTGAGTCATTCAGCACTCGTAGGGTTAAAATATAGCTGCAGCGTCTTACTGCAGTGTCTAAAGCATTTGGCTGATCGTTACAGTATACACCAAGAGAagaaatgaagaggaaaaaaaacatctctttctaataccttctttttttttttttcttccaaaaatcctttttattgcatttataacATTTGGCACAGTACAAATTCTTGGTGCTTTTACAAGATAAACCTGTAAAGATCGACACTGACCTTTTTTTCGGTTTTTGTTAAAGAAAGTCTTCTcagtataaatatttttttcttatcacTGCATTCTCTGTAGCATGGTGTAAAAATCACACAGAATGccccctttttaaaacaacactACCCTCATTTGTCAAAGTCAAGACAGCATCTTAAACAACTCATTGTTTTAAATAGAAGTTACAAGTTAGAAAATAgtttcaatttctttttaatatatgtttctCTATCACCAGCCCATGGTAGTTTCAATttgtccatatatatatttatttataagcaTGTACAACAAGAAATCATCAGTCTTTAAGTTTGCACTCTGTACAAAAAAGTAGTTCCTGTCCTTTTTTTCGTTGTGCATTCTATTGCATGATCTTATGAGGAAATGACGAAGGGGGAAAAGGGGTGGGTGTGAGCTAGGAACCTAGGGGAAGAAGTGGGAGCCTTTTGGGGggtcttttttaaatttgagtCTCCTGCACCTTCTCCTTGGTGTGAGTTTTTATGACAAAGGGCTCAGCAATCGCTGTGATGGTGCTGGGCAAGGTTCGAGGCAAAGAGTTCACAACATTGTTGTCTGTCCATTTAGCCCCATGGCCAGTTGGTTTATAGGTGTTATATTTGGGCTTCATAGTGCTGTACTCCATTTTATGGGGGCTGTAGTCCACTTTGTGGGGACTGTAATCAAGTTTAGGTCTCTGAGTGTGTGGACTGAAGTCAGACTTGAAGGCGCTGTAATCCGCTTTGTGGGGACTGAAGTCGGTCTTGAAGGCGCTGTAATCACTTGCAGTCATATGGGTGGAGTAAGGGTCCTTGGGTTTGTAGGTACTGTCTGTTTTAGATCTCTGGGAATTGTAGTCTGTTTTGGGTTTGGGTTGAGTGCTGTAGTCAGTCTGAAATGGGCTGTATTCAGGTTTAGGTCTTGGATGAGTGCCAAAGTCTGGCTTGAATGGACTGTATTCAGCCTTAGGTTTATGCTGTGTGTTGTATTCCGATTTTAATGGGCTGTAGTCATGTTTAGGTTTTGGTTGGGTGCTGTAATCTCGTTTGAATGGGCTGAGGTCTGTTTTCTGCCTAGGATGAGTGCCATAATCTGGTTTGAAGGGGCTGTAGTCTGGTTTAGTTTTTGGGTGAGTGCcaaaatctggtttgaattggcTGTATTCTGCTTTAGGTTTGTGAGGGTTGTAGTCCTGTCTAAATGGGCTGTAGTCAGGCTTTGGTCTATGAAGGCTAAAATCTGTTGTAGATTTGTGGGTGCTGTAATCTGGGATGTATTTGTGGCTGCTGAAGTCCATATTTGGCTTGTATGTGGTATACTCAGCCTTCGGCTTATGAAGGGTGAAATCAGGCTGGGGTTTGTATTCGACCTTGGGTTTGTGAAAGCTATAGTCAGTCTTGTGGCTGATAAAGTCCAGTTTGTGTATGCTGTTATGGTCCCGGATTTCAGGCAATGTGAGAGCCGTCTCTTGAGCTGCAGACGCTGGCGGAGGAAGGTCCTCCTCATCCACCTGGATAATCTCCACAGTGCGAGCATCTGCCACTGTGCTCCTCTGCTGGTGGCGCTTTCTCAATTTATAGAAGGCGATGAGCATGACGGCAGCCATCAGTGTCACTGCTACAAAGCAGCCTATTATGATCTTAGTcgtcttcatcacttcatccagGCTAGGGCCAGACCTGCCTGGTTTGCCAGTCGCACCTTGGAGTCCTGGCGCCACAGATGTCTTAGCTGCACCTGGAGGGCTGTTGGTGCTTTGCAGCAGCACAGTTGGTGTGGAGATGAAGACTGGCTGAAAGACGGAAGGGGAggcagttgtagttgttgtcCCTGGGcctacccctcctcctcctccagccacCCCAGCCCCTGATGCAGCAGCTGTAGTCGAGGTGGTTCTTGGTTTGGGCATCTCAGTGGTTGGCCCCAAGACCTCCACAGTCACTGTGGTAAAGTAACTCAGGTTGGATGTGTTAAGCTCAGCTGCACTCACATTGAGATAGGCCGAAGCGTTGGAGTTCCCTGCTGCATTGGACACCATGCAGGTATAAGTGCCAGTGTCTACAGCCAGGACATTTGAGAAATTCAGGGTGCCGTCATTCAGGATTGATATTCTCGGATGACTGGAGGCATGTGTCAGGATAGTCCCATTGGGCAGGAGCCAGCGCACTGAAGACATTGGGGCTGTGCGGCAACGAATCTCAGCCACTCTCCCCGCTGAGATGTTCAGGTCCCTTGGTGCATCAGCAATGAATGGTGCAGAACATTGGGTTGCAGCACCCTCCCCTCGGTCCACCTCAACCAGCTGTCGCCCTCTCATGCTGACAGGTGCGTGACAGCGTCCACAGCAAGTCGAGTTAGTCGGGATGTACTCCCTTAGCCAGCGTGCTAACCATACAGCCTCGCAGCCACAGTTCCAAGGATTATGGTGGAGATGGAGCTCCACCAGGTACCTGAGCGGGGAGAACAGGTCGTGTGGCACAGCGCTCAGATTGTTATGGGCAAGATTAAGCTCCACCAACGAAGAAAGGTCATCAAAACCATTGCGCTCTATCACTGTGATTTGTGAGTTCATCACCCAGAGCTTTTTCAGTGAGCGCAGGCCTTTGAAAGAGCCTGGCTTTATCTCTGGGAAGTGATTTTCAGAGATCTCTAGCTCCTCCAGGCCCTTGAGCGGACTCAGGTTTGGCATATCACCCCTTATGTTGCACATGCCCAGGTTGAGGTACTTGAGGTTTTGTAGGCCCTCAAACGCTCCTTCTGAGATGTACTCCAGTTTCCGTAACTCGCCCAGGTCCAGTCGCATGAGAGAGGGCACCCGGTTGAAGGCGTAGGAGGGTATACTTTCAATGGGGTTGTTCCTCAGCCACAGTTCTCTTAGTTTAGACAGGTACTCAAAGGCCCCACTGGGCACCACCGTCAACCGGTTGTCAAACAGCTCCAGTGTGTTGAGGCTGGTGAGTCCATTAAACGCGCCCACCTCAATCTGCCGTATGGCATTTCGCCCAAGCTGGAGCACCTCAAGGTGGTGCAGGTGGCGGAAGGAGTCAGCCTGCACCGCCTCAATGGCGTTTTCCATTAGATTGAGGTGTCGCGTGTTGGCAGGAATGCCGGGGGGCACACGGGTGAGGCCACGTCGAGTGCACACCACCTTCCCCTGCTGATTACTACAGGAACACTGAGGTGGACAGCCCTGGGGTCCCTGAGACACCGCCGCCCCCGCCAAGGCCAGGGAGGCGCTGCTCCACGCTCGCGCCATCAGGAAGACTACACAGAGCAGGGCGGCTTTCCTGGCACGATGCACAGCTACCCGCCCCAGGAGACTCATGATGTGGCACGTTCATAATTCAGCATCATCtgggggggagggaggatgggggtGTTTGGGGTGGTGTTTGGGGGCTTTGGGAATCAGGGGAAGTAGCTGGTTGGCTGTTTTTTGAAGTGTTACAGGGACCAGAGCAAAGAAGTCAAGGGAACTGAAGAGGACAAGGGCAGAATGTGGATTTTGGGGTACTCGCTTAAGGGCAAGAGGGTTTGACCTAACCTCAATGAAGCAATGTTTTTAACTGTGCTCATGGGTAGAAGGAGAAGGGAGGGTAGAGTGGGCTGGCCTTTCTGCAACGTGTGTATGAGCAGGGCATGATGATAAAATTAACCAACCAAAAGCCGTATTATAAGACAGAAGGAAGGGTTACAAATTGATGCAAAGAGGGGTTGAAACACTAGACACCTACCTCAAGTTATTATTACAGGTCCTTGAACTGAGATATATAGTTTCCCTCCTGTTTGCAATCAGAAAGAGCTGTGGTATTCACACCAGATGTATGTATATCCCAAGAGCAGCAAATAAAGCCTCTCTTATATTTGCTCTGTCAAAAAGGGTATCAATGCCAAAGAGCTTAACCACGACGAGCCCTTTTGTAAATCCACACATCCAAAGAGAAAAGGTTCGAAAGGCCcttttgtgagtgtttttttttttcttcccccccctctctttccttgttgttaagaagaagaaaaaaaaaaaaaaaaagggaaaaaaaaatatgcagataGGAATCCAGTCAGGCTCcgaaagcagcagcagtgctcCCTTGCTCGCTTCTCGCTGTCGGCTCCTCTTCTCTTGCTTGTCCTTGGAATCCGACAGTTGATCCCCCTGCTAGACACCTTACCCAGGTCTCCATAGCACAGGCGACAACACAAACACGCGCACAATCTTTTTGTTCACCAAAAGCCAAGGCggaaaggacaaaaaaaagagggaagtaGGTTGGGGGTGGGATTGAAGAAGGTTGAATGAAAATTCCACAGTCCTCTCAAATGTTCTGTGCCTTTTGTTGGCGATGGTTACGAGGTGAGGTTGACAAgccagagggagaaaaaaaaaaaaaccagcccccctccctcctctctgtatTCCTCTCTTCACTTTTTGGTGGTCAATCAGTTGGTCGGTTGGTCAGTCTGACAGCCCTTCTCCCGTTCTCGCTCTTTTTCCCTTGCTACCTCTTTCAATGTGGCGTCGTGTCcacttgatttttctttctttttttctcttttttttttttttttttcttctctcctcttcttcctctagGAGTGCTCGGCGGGGGTTGAAAAGGAATAGGCGACTCACACTGGCTTCATTAGCTTCTTCCTCCTTTCTTAACTAGCCACACGCtccagcctcagcctcagcagcagccGCGGCGGCGGCGAAAAGCAGCAATTGcaaaacgcacacacaccatcctCCGCGaagcacacagcagcagcagtgagcacacacagcagcagctgcagcctgcCTCCCCTTGCACTTCCCAATAATCCGTCAATTTCTTCAGAGGGGGGGAGCGGGGTGGGGGATGGAACGGGGGGGGGTGCTGGGAGGAGTGGGGGGTGTGTGTTGTAGCTGGGTTGATCGAGGTGGGttagagggaggaggggtggtgCGCagtctctccttcctcctctctggcttgtttcttttttcttcttgttttctccagttttttcctatttttttttcctcttttctttttttccccctcctctcctcgtgGCGATCAGCACCCCCTCTCCAATGCAGCGTCCGACTAGGGTGAGGAGCAGGACCGGGTAGGCGAGCGCTGGGTGAGCGCGCGGCTTACAGGCGTGACGTTAACAGTAGCGTCGATGTGGAAAGGATCCGTTGTAGCAGCAAAAGAGAGAGCTTGCTCCGGCTTGGAtatcgctccctctctctctctctctctctctctctcacgctctctctctctcgcgcgCTCTCACACTCTCttacgctctctctctctctctctctctctctctctctctctcgctctcctcccctccctgctctctctctctgcagtgtccTGAGGTAGTTGGATGAGCTCAAAGCACTCAGACCTTTTTAGAGATCTACCTCTTCAAAAACCAGTTTGCTCCTGCTTGTCCTCCGctcccttttttattatttttttgtaatgctCACAGTCTCTTGTTCTGTTGCTTTCTGGGGCTTTGTGTGGCTCAGGGGGGAATAGACGGGCCGTCCACGCGAAAGGCAGAGATGGACAGTGGCATCCCCACGGCAACCGTATATTTTAACCCACTCCTCCCCTGCACTAATCCAGCCATTCCAACAAGTCTGGCAGGAGATTTCCAGTATTGCTGTGGTGGCAAAGGCGGGCAGATGGGACACCgtttctcccactctctcctccctctctctctctctctctctctctctctctctctctctctctctctctctctctctctctctctctctctctcatctctgctcctctcactctcactttgccctctcttttccctctctctctctttgattcTCTTTACCTCCCCTTGCTCTCttactctgcttttttttcttttctttagtgaaaaatatagaaacatgaATGGGCGGCTGAAGCATCCAGTAATGCTTTGGTttgatgcagtgtgtgttgtgcaATAACTCTTCCCCCCCCATCCACCCACCTACTCCACCCTCACCCTCCTCGCTGTATTTCCTTCCCGCTGCTCACTCTTCGTCCGTCACTGTGTCACTCTACTTCATCTCTGGCTGGCCATCTCTTATATACAATCTCTTACAAGTTCTCAGGGCATTAAGTGAGATTTAAGCTATATCCATTATCAATCTTTCTTCAGTGCAATGGGACTCATAGTTTTAGATTGTAAGAATTTGATTAGGTTACTTTATTAATATCAAAGACGGACACTAAAACCGTGACAAAAACTGAGTGCAGCAGGACATGAAATCTAAATCCAGAGCAACATTTTCTTCTCTGTACCTACGCCTTTTTTACCTTTTGTATCCACTCTCCACCCTCCTTTTCATCATGTGTGCCTTTGCATCATGCGTGCCTTTGCAGGTAGTTAGAGCACTCTAAACAGGCAGGCCTTAACCCTCAATTTGAGCACAAACTGTCGCTTCAGGAAGCACACAGCCATAAAGGTCATGTTCAGGAAGGCGAACGGGAGAAAACAAGACATGCTTTACCTTCCTGCCGCAGGAGGAGAGGCAAAACAAACGCACCCTACTGTCCCATCACCCCCCCCCTCTATCTCCAATGATTTCTTACAGGCCTCGTGTCCATTAAACTAGGAAGGAGTGTGGCTAATTGATGGTTGGTAGAGCTAGCTGTAACAGTGCTGctagggttgtgtgtgtgtgtttgtgtgtgtgtgtttgtgtctgtgtgtgtgtgtgtgtgtgtgtttgtgtctgagctAGAGAGTAAGAGTGTGaaggagagagcgagagagagagagagagagagaaagcacgCCAGCTCAAAAAGGTCACACTGCCTGTAGCGCAGTACGATATTCCCACCGGCGCAGGAGTATAGAGCCAACTcctatatacatacacacacacacacacacacacacacacacacacacacacacacacacacacacacacacacacacacacacacacacagactttatccTTGACTTCACTGCAGTTGAATACGAATGGGCTTCAATGAAGCACATGTAACAGTGAGGTAGCAGCCACGGGAGTATAGGGGAGGGaaggtgggtgggtgggggggggggattttcCTTTAAGACAGAAAGGCTATTCCCTTTCCTTACCACAGGGATTCCCTAGCACCGCGGCCATGCGGAGGCTGATATCAGAGGTGTACGCTGCATCCGCCGTCAACTTCATTTTTCCGAAACAAGTGAAACACGAGATCATGTCGGCATAGATTCAAGCAGGCGATCTCAACGCAAATGCAGGAATGTGCGACAAACGGGTCCGCCCCAACACAACGGCAACCGTTCATCGATCTGTTGTCGGTCAAAGCCAACTGCAAATGAGGGCTTGTTGTTCTCTGTGTGATTTATTGATGACAAAACACAGATGTAGAACAGTGTGCATACCGGCACGTGCtagctttgtttgtgtgtcagacggtgcctgtgtctgtgtctgtagctgtggtgtgtgtgtgtgtgtgtgtgtgtgtgtgcgtgcgccaCCATTTGATGAGCAAGTGACCCAGAATGAGCTTCAGGTTGTGTTTTTACCCACCGAGCACAGTACATCCCAGACGACTATCTAACCAAAGTCATCCACTGACCCGTTACCTGACCGACGCAGCCAGGACCGCTCTCTCCTCTTGGCTCtcctgctgtcttttttttctattcccaCTCTATTTTTCCCCTCCTGTCAGTGGACACTCCTGCTCTCTCACTACTGATGGAGCATTGGGTCATGGTCTGCCAAACTCCGCGATGCTCCGCTGACCAAAAAGTGGTCGACCACTTGCTTTATAGTTTGATCCTGGCCCCCGGAATGGCCAACATGGCTCGATGGTCGGCCAAACCCTGTGATCACACCAAGGTTTTCCAAAAAAGCTCTAGCATGTGCGTCACATGGCATTCGTGGACCTGGCAAAGAGGTGAAACCAGAACAGCCTTCGCCAAGCtagtggccttttttttttttttttttttttttttttttttagttccgAGTTCAATCTGATTTGATGTTTCAGGTCAATGCAAGGAAAATTGTAAACCCGGCTTAACAGTTTTACTTTAATCGTCTTTCGAGGT is drawn from Anoplopoma fimbria isolate UVic2021 breed Golden Eagle Sablefish chromosome 23, Afim_UVic_2022, whole genome shotgun sequence and contains these coding sequences:
- the lrrc4.1 gene encoding leucine-rich repeat-containing protein 4, yielding MSLLGRVAVHRARKAALLCVVFLMARAWSSASLALAGAAVSQGPQGCPPQCSCSNQQGKVVCTRRGLTRVPPGIPANTRHLNLMENAIEAVQADSFRHLHHLEVLQLGRNAIRQIEVGAFNGLTSLNTLELFDNRLTVVPSGAFEYLSKLRELWLRNNPIESIPSYAFNRVPSLMRLDLGELRKLEYISEGAFEGLQNLKYLNLGMCNIRGDMPNLSPLKGLEELEISENHFPEIKPGSFKGLRSLKKLWVMNSQITVIERNGFDDLSSLVELNLAHNNLSAVPHDLFSPLRYLVELHLHHNPWNCGCEAVWLARWLREYIPTNSTCCGRCHAPVSMRGRQLVEVDRGEGAATQCSAPFIADAPRDLNISAGRVAEIRCRTAPMSSVRWLLPNGTILTHASSHPRISILNDGTLNFSNVLAVDTGTYTCMVSNAAGNSNASAYLNVSAAELNTSNLSYFTTVTVEVLGPTTEMPKPRTTSTTAAASGAGVAGGGGGVGPGTTTTTASPSVFQPVFISTPTVLLQSTNSPPGAAKTSVAPGLQGATGKPGRSGPSLDEVMKTTKIIIGCFVAVTLMAAVMLIAFYKLRKRHQQRSTVADARTVEIIQVDEEDLPPPASAAQETALTLPEIRDHNSIHKLDFISHKTDYSFHKPKVEYKPQPDFTLHKPKAEYTTYKPNMDFSSHKYIPDYSTHKSTTDFSLHRPKPDYSPFRQDYNPHKPKAEYSQFKPDFGTHPKTKPDYSPFKPDYGTHPRQKTDLSPFKRDYSTQPKPKHDYSPLKSEYNTQHKPKAEYSPFKPDFGTHPRPKPEYSPFQTDYSTQPKPKTDYNSQRSKTDSTYKPKDPYSTHMTASDYSAFKTDFSPHKADYSAFKSDFSPHTQRPKLDYSPHKVDYSPHKMEYSTMKPKYNTYKPTGHGAKWTDNNVVNSLPRTLPSTITAIAEPFVIKTHTKEKVQETQI